Part of the Gammaproteobacteria bacterium genome is shown below.
CTGAAAATGCCAATGCTGGTTATTCCGGGTGAGCATGATTATTATCTGGATATGGGTGCTGATTGGCGTAAACGCTTCCTGCCTAAATCTAAGCAGGGTGTAGAAGCCTGGTCACATGATCATAACGGTGTGCATATCATCGGTATGAACTCTATTTTGGTACGTGACTTTTGGACTGATGCAGGCTTAACCGATCACGAACGTATGGGTCGTTTGGAAGAGCTAGAATGTCACCGTTGTGGTCTTTGGGGTGTTCATGAAAAACAATTAGCATGGCTTGAAAAAGACGTGGCTAAATTGAGCCCAGACACACCGATCGTTATTTTCACTCACTCACCATTGTGGGATTACTATCCACGTTGGAACTTCCAGACTACCGATGCTCCAGAGATCCGCGGTATTTTGCGTAAGTTCGACAAAGTGATGTCAATCCATGGTCACGTTCATCAGATTGTTTATAACAACGTTGGTAACATGACGTCAGCCGGTTTGATGTCTACTTCATGGCCTTGGCCTTATCCACCGGTTGAGCTTACCTACCCGCACATCAAGATGAATCGTCAGAACCCTGGTGATTTTAAAGATGGCATGGGTGCTGCTAGCGTAGCTGTTGGTGCGGATT
Proteins encoded:
- a CDS encoding metallophosphoesterase, giving the protein MEKISRRNFLGVTSKGAAASIVAGTFAPTASSMIGLGGVASASAKVKPFTFAILTDAHLYDIPNHRFDAFLEDSVAQVNALKPRPDLLIYAGDIGQFGKAEELAKGQKILSKLKMPMLVIPGEHDYYLDMGADWRKRFLPKSKQGVEAWSHDHNGVHIIGMNSILVRDFWTDAGLTDHERMGRLEELECHRCGLWGVHEKQLAWLEKDVAKLSPDTPIVIFTHSPLWDYYPRWNFQTTDAPEIRGILRKFDKVMSIHGHVHQIVYNNVGNMTSAGLMSTSWPWPYPPVELTYPHIKMNRQNPGDFKDGMGAASVAVGADFDGTMNYHAFSADLLPANVAAGIPI